From a region of the Listeria monocytogenes ATCC 19117 genome:
- the ffh gene encoding signal recognition particle protein gives MAFEGLAGRLQETMNKIRGKGKVNEADVKEMMREVRLALLEADVNFKVVKQFIKTVSERAVGADVMKSLTPGQQVIKIVQEELTSLMGGEESKIGTADRPPTVIMMVGLQGAGKTTTSGKLANLLRKKYNRKPLLVAADIYRPAAIKQLETLGKQLDMPVFSLGDQVSPVEIAKQAIAKAKEEHLDYVIIDTAGRLHIDETLMDELKQVKEIATPTEILLVVDSMTGQDAVNVAQSFNEQLEITGVVLTKLDGDTRGGAALSIRSVTGKPIKFIATGEKMEALETFHPDRMASRILGMGDVLSLIEKAQTDVDTEKMKAMEQKMKDNSMTLDDFLEQLQQVKQMGPLDELLKMMPGANKMKGLDNMNVDDKQLGHIEAIIKSMTKNEKDNPDIINASRRKRIARGSGRPVQEINRLLKQFGEMKKMMKQMTGGGKGKKGKNPFGNFKMPF, from the coding sequence ATGGCATTTGAAGGACTAGCTGGAAGACTCCAAGAAACAATGAACAAAATTCGCGGCAAAGGGAAAGTAAACGAAGCTGACGTAAAAGAAATGATGCGTGAAGTTCGTCTTGCTCTACTTGAAGCCGATGTTAACTTTAAAGTCGTTAAACAATTTATTAAAACAGTAAGCGAACGTGCTGTCGGCGCGGACGTTATGAAAAGCCTAACACCCGGCCAACAAGTTATCAAAATCGTTCAAGAAGAACTAACAAGCTTAATGGGCGGAGAAGAAAGCAAAATCGGAACAGCGGACCGCCCACCAACCGTGATTATGATGGTAGGTTTACAAGGGGCTGGTAAAACAACGACTTCCGGCAAACTTGCTAATTTATTACGCAAAAAATATAACCGTAAACCATTACTTGTCGCAGCAGATATTTACCGACCTGCCGCAATCAAACAATTAGAAACACTTGGCAAGCAATTAGATATGCCGGTATTTTCTCTAGGAGACCAAGTAAGCCCGGTAGAAATCGCCAAACAAGCTATTGCTAAAGCAAAAGAAGAACATTTAGATTATGTTATTATCGATACAGCGGGTCGTCTTCATATTGACGAAACGCTAATGGATGAGTTAAAACAAGTGAAAGAAATTGCAACGCCAACCGAAATCCTGCTTGTTGTCGATTCCATGACTGGGCAAGATGCTGTCAACGTGGCGCAAAGCTTCAACGAACAATTAGAAATTACAGGTGTCGTGCTAACCAAATTAGACGGTGATACACGTGGTGGTGCAGCGCTTTCGATTCGTTCCGTCACTGGCAAACCAATTAAATTTATCGCGACTGGTGAAAAAATGGAAGCTCTAGAAACTTTCCATCCAGATCGTATGGCTTCCAGAATTCTCGGCATGGGCGATGTGCTTTCCCTGATTGAAAAAGCGCAAACCGATGTAGATACAGAAAAAATGAAAGCTATGGAACAAAAAATGAAAGACAACAGCATGACGCTAGATGACTTCTTAGAACAGTTACAACAAGTAAAACAAATGGGACCACTAGATGAACTACTTAAAATGATGCCAGGGGCAAACAAAATGAAAGGCCTCGACAACATGAACGTCGATGATAAACAACTAGGTCATATTGAAGCAATTATCAAGTCAATGACCAAAAATGAAAAAGACAATCCAGATATCATCAATGCAAGTAGAAGAAAACGGATTGCACGTGGTAGCGGACGTCCGGTTCAAGAAATTAACCGTCTCCTAAAACAATTTGGTGAAATGAAAAAAATGATGAAGCAAATGACTGGTGGCGGCAAAGGCAAAAAAGGCAAAAATCCATTCGGCAATTTCAAAATGCCATTTTAA